One Acinetobacter colistiniresistens DNA segment encodes these proteins:
- a CDS encoding GGDEF domain-containing protein, which produces MVKIRFNRSTDTKRWGFRLSWEHHIVVNWTILKKSILLLILAAFMNLFWISWDIFVLLNPQYSEWVHLNLVRSQLSTSLLMLGILLLLIIPCHIFREQLWAQSFLPILSVQIFTAMLCHNSYLVGSFSPATMVGYVSVVGVGLVLFDRRMVYCALIPATLALLFCNYLSMIGVLSYAPLFNMQHLNQVPMHPFWVGSMMFFLLPIMLACLFLFEILLTQWRKREMTIQILSRLDPLTNVFNRRSIDSYLEKLHQQPDPLYSIILLDLDHFKSINDHFGHSMGDQVLVQVARCLTHNLRDQDVIGRFGGEEFILILPNTTTAQAHNVAERCRLAITQLDFITEQKQQFVISASFGISSSLSADAPHLIISQADQALYAVKAAGRNQVRIFTDLISS; this is translated from the coding sequence ATGGTCAAGATTCGTTTTAATCGGTCAACTGACACAAAAAGATGGGGCTTTCGGCTTTCTTGGGAACATCATATTGTCGTCAATTGGACCATACTCAAAAAAAGTATTTTATTACTGATACTTGCCGCTTTTATGAATCTGTTCTGGATCAGCTGGGACATTTTTGTCTTGCTCAATCCACAGTATTCAGAATGGGTACATTTGAATCTGGTACGTTCGCAATTATCGACCAGTCTGCTTATGCTGGGCATTCTGTTGTTGCTGATCATTCCTTGCCATATTTTTAGAGAACAACTTTGGGCACAAAGCTTTTTACCAATTCTCAGCGTACAGATTTTTACTGCGATGCTCTGCCATAACAGCTATTTAGTCGGAAGCTTTAGTCCGGCAACAATGGTGGGTTATGTCAGTGTTGTGGGTGTGGGCTTAGTACTGTTTGACCGTAGAATGGTGTATTGTGCGCTCATTCCAGCAACACTGGCGCTACTGTTCTGTAATTATTTAAGCATGATTGGGGTTCTAAGCTACGCACCGCTGTTTAACATGCAACATCTTAATCAAGTTCCCATGCACCCGTTTTGGGTCGGTAGCATGATGTTTTTCTTATTGCCGATCATGTTGGCCTGTTTGTTTCTGTTTGAAATTTTGCTGACACAATGGCGAAAACGGGAAATGACCATTCAGATCCTCAGCCGTCTGGATCCGTTAACCAATGTGTTCAATCGACGCAGTATCGACAGCTATTTAGAGAAATTACATCAGCAGCCTGATCCCTTATATTCAATTATCCTGCTCGATCTGGATCATTTTAAAAGTATTAATGATCACTTCGGCCACAGCATGGGGGATCAAGTCTTGGTGCAAGTGGCCAGATGTCTCACCCATAATCTGCGTGATCAAGATGTAATTGGTCGTTTTGGCGGAGAAGAATTCATTCTGATACTGCCCAACACCACCACGGCACAAGCACACAATGTGGCAGAACGTTGTCGTCTTGCAATAACACAGCTAGATTTTATCACCGAGCAAAAACAGCAATTTGTCATCAGCGCCAGTTTTGGCATCAGCAGTTCACTCAGTGCCGATGCACCTCACCTGATTATCAGCCAAGCCGATCAGGCGCTGTATGCGGTCAAAGCCGCTGGCCGCAATCAGGTGAGAATTTTTACGGATCTGATCAGCAGTTAA
- a CDS encoding DUF2147 domain-containing protein — MKKIALAFGLLGLTTFANAADALNGSVWQTIDDETKQPKAIVKFTEQKDGTLTASIQKYLVADQENACSKCEGTYHNKPLKGLTIVHGLKNVGGTSYDNGSIIDPKNGKTYRLKAEILEGGKKLKLRGYIGVAALGRNQTWIRTN, encoded by the coding sequence ATGAAGAAAATTGCTTTAGCATTTGGATTGCTTGGTTTAACAACTTTTGCCAATGCGGCAGATGCGCTGAACGGCAGTGTTTGGCAGACGATTGATGATGAAACAAAGCAGCCAAAGGCAATCGTGAAATTTACGGAACAAAAGGATGGAACACTGACTGCATCTATTCAAAAATATTTAGTTGCAGATCAGGAAAATGCCTGCTCTAAATGTGAAGGAACCTATCACAATAAGCCATTGAAAGGTTTAACCATTGTACATGGTCTTAAAAATGTCGGCGGGACAAGCTATGACAATGGTTCGATTATTGATCCTAAAAACGGTAAAACCTATCGATTAAAGGCTGAAATCCTAGAAGGTGGCAAGAAGCTGAAATTACGTGGCTATATTGGTGTTGCGGCTTTAGG
- a CDS encoding alpha/beta hydrolase, with protein sequence MKLATVWKYYFTESLLKAAIRTPSQFNLAPNALRPLLDQLCRVFPHDPTVQIRSIRLAGVRGEEIKAQATATQLIFHIHGGAFFLGSLNTHRALMTDIAARTQMQVIHVDYPLAPEHPFPEAIDAIFDVYQALLVQGIKPKDIIISGDSCGANLALALCLRLKQQPGLMPSGLILMSPYLDLTLTSESLRFNQKHDALLSIEALQAGINHYLTDSIQADDPRVSPLFDDLTGLPPTLVQVGSKEILLDDSKRFREKAVQADVDVSFKLYTGMWHNFQMFNAWFPEAKQALADIAEFAHALDRD encoded by the coding sequence ATGAAACTTGCTACTGTTTGGAAATATTATTTTACTGAATCTCTACTTAAAGCGGCAATCCGGACACCAAGTCAATTTAACTTGGCTCCCAATGCTTTACGTCCTCTTCTGGATCAACTGTGTCGCGTATTTCCACACGATCCGACGGTACAAATCCGTTCAATACGTCTGGCAGGTGTACGCGGTGAGGAAATTAAGGCGCAAGCTACGGCAACTCAGCTGATTTTCCATATCCATGGCGGCGCGTTCTTCTTAGGGAGTTTAAATACCCATCGTGCCTTGATGACCGATATCGCCGCACGTACCCAGATGCAAGTCATTCATGTTGATTATCCTCTTGCGCCCGAGCATCCCTTTCCTGAAGCCATTGATGCGATTTTTGATGTTTATCAAGCCTTGCTGGTACAAGGCATTAAACCAAAAGATATTATTATTTCAGGTGATTCTTGTGGTGCCAATCTGGCTTTGGCCTTATGTTTACGTCTCAAACAGCAGCCAGGGTTGATGCCAAGTGGCCTGATTCTAATGTCACCTTATCTTGATCTGACCTTGACCAGCGAATCGCTACGTTTTAACCAGAAACATGATGCACTGCTGTCAATCGAAGCCTTGCAAGCCGGCATCAATCATTATCTGACGGATAGTATCCAAGCCGATGATCCACGTGTTTCACCACTCTTTGATGATTTAACAGGACTGCCGCCCACTTTGGTGCAAGTCGGCTCTAAAGAAATCCTATTAGATGATTCAAAACGCTTTAGAGAAAAAGCCGTGCAAGCCGATGTCGATGTCAGCTTCAAACTGTATACGGGCATGTGGCATAACTTCCAGATGTTTAATGCATGGTTCCCTGAAGCAAAACAGGCTCTGGCTGATATTGCTGAATTTGCTCATGCACTTGATCGGGATTGA